In the Arachis stenosperma cultivar V10309 chromosome 8, arast.V10309.gnm1.PFL2, whole genome shotgun sequence genome, TGCTGTTAGGGGCTCTTCGTTGCGGTTAGGGGTTCTTTGTCGTGGTTAGGGGTTCTTCGTGAGGCACAATGAAGAGAGGGTTAGGGTACAGTGAGGCACAATGAAGACAGGGTTTTAGCTAGGGTACATCGTCTTTGTGAGGCACAATGAAAACGGTGTTCTTCTTCATGGAGCTCGAGAATTGAGTCCTAAGTTATTTGTGAATGAAGCTCGAGAAAGAGAGGGGGGTAGATTAggtttatgtttttttttccggtggaaaattttaaattacagacgaatttttcgtctgtaataatttaataaaatgcaGTGTCTTCATCCATTTAATTACAATAACTATTTCccatgaaaaaaattaatttttccgaCAAAATTATAGACGGATTTTCTTTTCCATCTGTAATTTATgttaattcatttttttgttttccgacaAAAACTCCCTCTGAAATTCCGTCTGTATTTCCGTAGGATAAAATACGTCGgaaatatccgtctgtaataactagttttctagTAGTGCATCATACATTATGGTCTAATAATATAACTAAATATGACTTAGTTAGTATTCGTTATTTGTGTGATTACAACATAAACATActacaaaaatattttgaatagtTAATTTCAACTTTACAtaattgttattttatcttttatttaaaaaaaatagttaagatgtattttaaaagttatcattatcattttgaaaaacttattAATTAGATTAAACACCAATGTAacaaaagaaattaatcacttaatttttatatatactaagtaaattattttttttaataaatatatattaatctTTTTGTAAACAaactatatataaataatataaagtAGATTAAGTACATGATCTAGTGTAAGACAGGCCATACACCATGAGTctaaaatataactaaatatCACTTAGTTAGTATTCattgtttgtgttttttttttttttttactaaatagaaaaaaaagaaaaaaaagagacaaaaccaaattaattggCTAGGTTCATATCTAAATCTATTAGATGTTGAAGCTCACTCCATGGTTGGCTCCAATTCAAGTGAATGTCCGCGACAGAAGCAGCGGCTTTAGCCATACAATCTGCAACACTATTTGTATTCCTCTGAATTAAAAGAATAGAGACTCTCCAATTCCAATTCATAACCTCCTGTATATGCTTTGCCAAATCCCATTCCGGAATATTCTTACCAAGCATTCTTTGGTTTACCAAGAAAAGAGCTTCTAAACAGTCTGTTTCACAAATAACCTCACGAAATCCACCCTCCCAAGCAAGAAGTAAACCTCTCCAAATTGCATACAATTTAGCAAAAAGAACACTGCTCACTTTGACTTTTCCAGTGCAACCTTTCAACCAATATCCATCAGGATTGCGAATGATACAACCAAACCCAGCATAGCCAAAAGGAGTAAAataactagcatcacaattcAATTTAACAGAATGAACTGGAGGTGGAACCCAATGCAAACAAAGCGAAGGAGGAGACAAAGATTGATGCATAGCAAAAATAGTGTGAAACTCCCTTACTGAATTACGAATCAAACTTACCACTTTATTAGCACTCCAAGAATCATCTATATTAAATAAATCAGGATTCTTGCTTCTCCAAATCCACCAAATGgtcgaaaagaaaagaaaaacatctcCACTCCTTGCACCTCTGTAGAGCCAATCATGTAAATCTGAGTTATCTGAATACAGGCCTAAAAGGTTCCAAACCTCCTTGGCACTAGGGCACTCTCGAAGACAATGAAGAATGGATTCAGAACCATTCTGACACCGATGACAGGTGCTAGATAAAGCTAAGCCACGACCCAAACGAAACTCTTCCATAGGAATAGCATTATGAAGACTGAGCCAAATTAAGAACTTGTACTTCTCAGGAATATGCAGTCACCATACCCACAACTAATTGTCATGCTCATTCCAGTCAAACTTTCTTTTGGCTAGCCAACTGTACCCACTCCTAGCTGAGTAGAGTCTAGAAGATGCCACACCCCACGACCAACCCGAACTCTCTCCAGCATTCAAATCTGGATTATAAGCATTCAAATGCTGTTTGACATCTTCTGGAATGATAGAGAAATTATCATGGAGATTCTATTGACCATCTTTCCAAACGTCTCTAATAGTTAAATCAGAGTCAGATATATGTACAAAAGGGATACCTTGAGCAATTGGGCCCTCAATACTCCAATTGTCAAACCAAAAAGATTGATCAAGTGACCCAATGCACCAAGAGAAGGCATCCTTAAGTGCACCAAAAGCCTTTGAGATACTCTTCCAAACATGAGAAGTGTTGCAAGGGACAGGGCCATCTAAAACTCCCTCATTCCTCAGATACTTTGCCCTTAATAGAGCAAATCAAGGCTTGTCCTGACAATGAAAAAGTTACCAAACCAATTTACCAAGTAAAGATATATTAACACACGCAGGATCTCTAACACCCAGGCCACCAAATTTCTTTGGAGTGATCACGGTCCTCCAATTAACAAGAGAAAGACCTCTACCATCAACTTGACCCTTCTAAAGGAACTGTCTCATCATAGAAGACAATTTATCGCAAACCCAATTTGGAAAAAAGATACCTGCATATGATAGATAGGAATGGATGTTGCAACAGAATTGATTAGGCAAAGTCTCCCTGCTTTATTTAGAAGCCTTCCTTTCCAATTAGCTAATCTTCCCCTCACCTTTCAATAACCGAATGAAAAGAAGCCCTACTGGTATGGGAATAATTAAGGTTAACTCCAAGATATCTTCCTAAGTCCAAAGCAAAACGTATTGAAGAAACACTAGTAAAAATATCTCTTCTATGAGCAGTCACATTTTTAGCACAAAAAGCTTTAGACTTTTCAAGATTCACTTTCATGCCAGATGCCTTGCAAAAAATGTTAAGAGAATGCATGACTATTTGGACCTGACTCTTTGTAGCTTGATAGAAGAATAAGAGATCATCTACAAACATCAAATGAGAAAATTTTGGGTCACCCCTAGTGACATAAACTGGTTTCCACACACCCTCGACCACCTTATTAAATATATAGCAAGCAAGTCTTTCCATACAAAGCCCAAATAAGTAAGGAGACATTGGATCGCCCTGTCTAAGCCCCCATCTAGGAGCAAAACTATCCAATCTATTCCCATTTCACATAATAGAAAGAGATGATGCACGGACACAATTCATAATCAAATTAACAGTGATGATAGGAAAACCAAAAGCAACGAGAGTACTCTCCAAAAACCTCCAATCCACCTTATCATAAACTTTTTCAAGATCAATTTTAAAAGTAAGAGTACCTTGCTTGGATTTTGTATGCTTCATGAAATTCAGAATTTCTTGGGCCACAATAATATTATCAGGAGCACCACGACCCGGAATAAAACCTCCTTGTAAAGGACTAACAATATCTGGAAGAAAAGGCCGAAGTCGATTAGTCAAAACTTTGGTGATAATTTTATAAACAACATTACACAAGCTAATAGGCCTGAAATCCTTCATAAAGGTAGGGTTATCAATTTTAGGAATAAGCACAATCAAAGTTTCCATGATGCTAGGATTTAAGTACTCTCCCAAAAAAGTGTTCCGGATAATATTCCAAATCTCAGTGCCTACTATCTCCcaatattctttaaaaaaataagctTGAAAGCCATCTGAACCAGGAGCCTTAAAAGAGCTCATACTGAATACTGATGACTTGACTTCCGCAAAAGAGACAAGGTCAGTTAACCTAGCACAAGCCTCAGTGCTTAGAGTGGGCATCGGAACATCCCCTAAACAATCAACCTCAACCTCTTCCGTTGTACCAAAGAGATTATTGTAAAAAGAGAGGGCTTCTTCTTGGAGGATATCTGGATTAGTAGACCAAGACCCATCTCTAACATATAATCCATGTACTCTATTATGGTTTCTACGCACCAAAGTCTGAAGATGAAAGAATTTAGCGTTTCTATTCCCATACTTGACCCACTGCTCTCTAGATTTCTGGTACCAAAAAAGTTCTTCTTGTAATAAAAGCCTATTGTAATCTTCCCTCAGTTCAGCTTCTTTAATTCTCAGAGATAACACATCGGTAACCTCCAAACGTCGTTGAATCTGATCAATTTGATATTCCAGCTTACTTTTTTGCACAAAAATATTTCCAAAAATCTTTGAGTTAAAGTCCAGAGAAGCCTGTTGAACCATCTTAAGCCTTTCAGTAACGCCTCTAAACTCTTGATTCCAAGCCTTACTAATAACATGTTTATAAGAAGGATGTGTTGCCCACGCAGCTTGAAACCTAAAAGGACGGGAACCTTTCACTCTGGGGCCACCATGACAACGAACTAAAATAGGACAATGATCAGAATGAAGCATGCTAAGAATTTTAGAATAACCCTCAGGAAACATTGTCATCCATGCCTCATTAACTAGAGCTCTATCCAACTTTTAGCCAAGTCCCTGCCAGCCTA is a window encoding:
- the LOC130945288 gene encoding uncharacterized protein LOC130945288, whose translation is MEEFRLGRGLALSSTCHRCQNGSESILHCLRECPSAKEVWNLLGLYSDNSDLHDWLYRGARSGDVFLFFSTIWWIWRSKNPDLFNIDDSWSANKVVSLIRNSVREFHTIFAMHQSLSPPSLCLHWVPPPVHSVKLNCDASYFTPFGYAGFGCIIRNPDGYWLKGCTGKVKVSSVLFAKLYAIWRGLLLAWEGGFREVICETDCLEALFLVNQRMLGKNIPEWDLAKHIQEVMNWNWRVSILLIQRNTNSVADCMAKAAASVADIHLNWSQPWSELQHLIDLDMNLAN